The following proteins come from a genomic window of Streptomyces liliiviolaceus:
- a CDS encoding FAD-binding oxidoreductase translates to MPRTPDPHPAPSPRGAVGGDFTGALLRRGDAGYEKTRLDAVWNARKPDRFPEVVVVAEDERDVVLAVRLARAEGLRVSVRSGGHSWVGNGVRDGGLLIDLSRLQGISVDPHGRTAAVQPSAKGPAIQRALAPHGLFFPTGHAPTVGIGGFILGGGYGWNSRHLGPACLSIRAIDVVLADGTQVHATDETHPDLLWAARGSGPGFFGVVTRFHLDVHERPTEIRRTVHSYPLALRDEVLAWSYDLLERLPSTVEFSAKVGFTPGLSAPAISLTATAFCTPAHGPEALAPLEEAPFRDRALRAVVGEPTTIDELYDIADRLNPEGLRWAVDGVWTEGTAEEIVGAARPVLDTIPDGTSFVLWMLWGHYPPRPEACWSAQAKAYLSPNAGWYDPAEDLAHENWVHGSLSAVQHLSRGLQFSDNNLADRFDLGLSAENAERLERLRAVHDPDGLFRTYMTPAESTTAYAVAGRA, encoded by the coding sequence TTGCCCAGGACGCCCGATCCCCATCCTGCCCCGTCCCCGCGTGGAGCTGTCGGCGGAGATTTCACCGGCGCTCTCCTCCGCCGTGGCGACGCGGGTTACGAGAAGACCCGTCTCGACGCCGTGTGGAACGCGCGCAAACCGGACCGGTTCCCCGAGGTCGTCGTCGTCGCCGAGGACGAGCGGGACGTCGTCCTGGCCGTACGGCTGGCCCGGGCCGAAGGCCTGCGCGTCTCCGTCCGCTCCGGCGGGCACAGCTGGGTCGGCAACGGCGTACGGGACGGCGGACTGCTGATCGACCTGTCCCGTCTCCAGGGGATCAGCGTCGACCCGCACGGCCGCACCGCCGCCGTCCAGCCCTCCGCCAAGGGGCCGGCGATCCAGCGGGCCCTCGCCCCGCACGGGCTGTTCTTCCCGACCGGTCACGCACCCACCGTCGGCATCGGAGGCTTCATCCTCGGCGGTGGCTACGGCTGGAACTCCCGCCACCTGGGGCCGGCCTGTCTGAGCATCCGCGCGATCGACGTGGTCCTCGCCGACGGCACGCAGGTGCACGCCACCGACGAGACCCACCCCGACCTGCTGTGGGCGGCACGGGGCAGCGGTCCCGGCTTCTTCGGTGTCGTCACCCGCTTCCACCTGGACGTCCACGAACGGCCGACCGAGATCCGGCGTACGGTGCACAGCTACCCCCTGGCCCTGCGCGACGAGGTGCTCGCCTGGTCCTACGACCTGCTGGAACGACTGCCCAGCACCGTGGAGTTCTCCGCCAAGGTCGGCTTCACCCCCGGCCTCAGTGCCCCGGCGATCTCCCTGACCGCCACCGCCTTCTGCACCCCCGCACACGGTCCCGAGGCACTGGCCCCGCTGGAGGAAGCCCCCTTCCGGGACCGGGCCCTGCGTGCCGTGGTCGGCGAACCGACCACCATCGACGAGCTGTACGACATCGCCGACCGCCTCAACCCCGAGGGCCTGCGCTGGGCCGTGGACGGTGTGTGGACGGAGGGCACGGCCGAGGAGATCGTCGGTGCCGCCCGGCCGGTGCTGGACACCATCCCCGACGGGACCAGCTTCGTCCTGTGGATGCTGTGGGGCCACTACCCGCCGCGCCCCGAAGCCTGCTGGTCGGCCCAGGCCAAGGCCTATCTCTCGCCCAACGCCGGCTGGTACGACCCGGCCGAGGACCTCGCGCACGAGAACTGGGTGCACGGCTCGCTGTCCGCCGTACAACACCTGTCCCGGGGCCTGCAGTTCTCCGACAACAACCTCGCCGACCGCTTCGACCTCGGCCTCAGCGCCGAGAACGCCGAACGGCTGGAGAGGCTCCGTGCCGTCCACGACCCCGACGGACTCTTCCGTACCTATATGACCCCGGCCGAGTCGACCACCGCCTACGCGGTCGCCGGCCGCGCGTGA
- a CDS encoding FAD-binding oxidoreductase → MSDFDGTFLTRDAPGYEETRLAAVWNLRKPDRRPDAILVAAGDRDVQAGVRWAAARGLRVSVRSGGHSWIGNGVRDGGLLIDLSALDEVVVDARRRRATVRPAVQGSRFNALLAAEGLVFPSGHCPSVGVGGFLIGGGYGWNSRALGPACFSVEAVDAVLADGTLVHATDETHPDLMWAVRGSGPGFFAVVTRFHLRVYPAYEQILRSAYVFPHELRDEVLAWTHETVPGISDSLEMSAKVARTPGVPRPTTMVTAAAFCTPEEGPEMLEPLEKAPFLRHALRRVERVPSTLDDLYALSDGLTPRGRRYAVDGVWTDAPVHDVLAAGREVLDGLPGPDSFLLWMLWGGRPTRENACWSTQARLYFSPNAVWHDPADDLRHETWAHDALRAMAPVAHGTQFADANPADRPDHGLEPRQTVRLEELRRRYDPEGLFRSYLSPEESTTALAAHRSQGKHPTNLL, encoded by the coding sequence ATGAGCGACTTCGACGGAACCTTCCTCACCCGCGACGCCCCCGGCTACGAGGAGACACGGCTCGCCGCCGTCTGGAACCTGCGCAAGCCCGACCGCCGTCCCGACGCCATCCTCGTGGCCGCGGGTGACCGTGACGTCCAGGCGGGAGTGCGCTGGGCCGCGGCCCGCGGACTGCGCGTCTCCGTCCGCTCCGGCGGCCACAGCTGGATAGGCAACGGGGTACGGGACGGCGGGCTGCTCATCGACCTCTCCGCCCTGGACGAGGTCGTCGTCGACGCCCGTCGGCGCCGGGCCACCGTCCGCCCCGCCGTCCAGGGCAGCCGCTTCAACGCCCTGCTCGCCGCCGAGGGACTGGTCTTCCCCAGCGGCCACTGCCCCTCCGTGGGCGTGGGCGGATTCCTGATAGGCGGCGGCTACGGCTGGAACTCCCGGGCGCTGGGACCGGCCTGCTTCAGCGTGGAGGCGGTCGACGCCGTCCTCGCCGACGGCACCCTGGTCCACGCCACCGACGAGACCCACCCGGACCTCATGTGGGCCGTACGCGGCTCGGGACCGGGCTTCTTCGCGGTGGTGACGCGCTTCCACCTGCGGGTGTATCCGGCGTACGAGCAGATCCTGCGCAGCGCGTACGTCTTCCCGCACGAGCTGCGCGACGAGGTGCTGGCCTGGACCCACGAGACCGTGCCGGGGATCTCCGACTCCCTGGAGATGTCGGCGAAGGTCGCCCGCACGCCGGGCGTACCGCGGCCCACCACGATGGTCACGGCTGCCGCCTTCTGCACCCCGGAGGAGGGCCCGGAGATGCTGGAACCCCTGGAGAAGGCACCCTTCCTGCGCCATGCGCTGCGCAGGGTGGAGCGGGTGCCGTCGACCCTGGACGACCTGTACGCCCTCTCCGACGGGCTGACCCCCCGCGGCAGACGCTATGCGGTCGACGGAGTGTGGACGGACGCGCCTGTTCACGACGTGCTCGCCGCCGGACGCGAGGTCCTGGACGGACTGCCCGGGCCGGACAGCTTCCTGCTCTGGATGCTCTGGGGCGGCCGGCCGACCCGGGAGAACGCCTGCTGGTCCACGCAGGCCCGGCTGTACTTCTCGCCGAACGCCGTGTGGCACGACCCCGCCGACGACCTGCGCCACGAGACCTGGGCGCACGACGCGCTGCGCGCCATGGCGCCGGTCGCGCACGGCACCCAGTTCGCCGACGCCAATCCGGCCGACCGTCCCGACCACGGGCTGGAACCGCGGCAGACCGTACGACTGGAGGAACTGCGGCGCCGGTACGACCCCGAGGGGCTGTTCCGCTCGTACCTGTCGCCCGAGGAGTCGACGACAGCGCTGGCCGCACACCGGAGCCAGGGCAAGCACCCCACAAACCTGCTCTAG